Proteins encoded together in one Olsenella timonensis window:
- a CDS encoding NYN domain-containing protein: protein MPSAPAPRELLVVDGYNVIYKSGRYLARMDETAGGDPFEQARDLLVADVAAYAKGRYDPVIVFDAAGNVSPERPDLSKAGVRLVFSPTGESADAVIERLVTEQRLLPRAVTVVTSDRTIRATVGGVPVTRVSSDVLVSDVDALDAEYRQANAERQTQHMRLEDRIDPAARERLWRLLRG, encoded by the coding sequence ATGCCTAGCGCGCCGGCCCCTCGCGAGCTGCTCGTCGTGGATGGATACAACGTCATCTACAAGTCCGGGCGCTACCTCGCGCGCATGGACGAGACGGCCGGCGGCGACCCCTTCGAGCAGGCGCGCGACCTGCTCGTGGCCGACGTCGCCGCCTATGCCAAGGGCCGCTACGACCCGGTGATCGTCTTCGACGCCGCGGGCAACGTCTCCCCCGAGCGCCCCGACCTCTCCAAGGCGGGGGTGCGCCTGGTCTTCTCGCCCACGGGCGAGAGCGCCGACGCCGTGATCGAGCGCCTCGTGACCGAGCAGCGCCTGCTGCCGCGCGCCGTCACGGTGGTGACCTCCGACCGCACGATCCGGGCAACGGTGGGCGGCGTCCCCGTGACGCGCGTCTCGAGCGACGTGCTCGTGAGCGACGTCGACGCGCTGGACGCGGAGTACCGCCAGGCCAACGCCGAGCGCCAGACCCAGCACATGCGCCTCGAGGACCGCATCGACCCGGCGGCGCGCGAGAGGCTCTGGCGCCTGCTGCGCGGCTAG
- the tuf gene encoding elongation factor Tu, whose product MAKEKFDRSKPHVNIGTIGHVDHGKTTTTAAITKVLSETEGCKADYTAFENIDKAPEERQRGITINVAHIEYETWERHYAHVDCPGHADYIKNMISGAAQMDGAILVIAATDGPMAQTREHILLARQVGVPYIIVFLNKCDMVDDEELIDLVEMETRDLLSEYGFPGDDLPIIRGSGLGALNGEQKWVDSIIELMHAVDSYIPTPPRDNDKPFLMAIEDVMTISGRGTVATGRVERGALKLNEPVEIIGIREKQTSVATGIEMFRKTMDYCEAGDNVGILLRGIKREDIERGQVICKPGSVTPHKKFTGEIYVLTKEEGGRHTPFFAGYRPQFYFRTTDITGDITELTDSNGTKVEMAMPGDHVTVTCELIHEIAMEQGDKFAIREGGHTVGDGRISTIIE is encoded by the coding sequence ATGGCCAAGGAGAAGTTCGATCGTTCCAAGCCCCACGTAAACATCGGCACCATCGGTCACGTCGACCACGGCAAGACCACCACGACCGCGGCCATCACCAAGGTCCTCTCCGAGACCGAGGGCTGCAAGGCCGACTACACCGCCTTCGAGAACATCGACAAGGCTCCCGAGGAGCGCCAGCGCGGCATCACCATCAACGTCGCCCACATCGAGTACGAGACCTGGGAGCGCCACTACGCCCACGTCGACTGCCCGGGTCACGCTGACTACATCAAGAACATGATCTCCGGTGCGGCTCAGATGGACGGTGCCATCCTCGTCATCGCCGCCACCGACGGCCCCATGGCCCAGACCCGCGAGCACATCCTTCTCGCCCGTCAGGTCGGCGTCCCCTACATCATCGTCTTCCTGAACAAGTGCGACATGGTTGACGACGAGGAGCTCATCGACCTCGTCGAGATGGAGACCCGCGACCTCCTCTCCGAGTACGGCTTCCCCGGAGACGACCTCCCCATCATCCGCGGCTCCGGCCTCGGCGCCCTCAACGGCGAGCAGAAGTGGGTCGACTCCATCATCGAGCTCATGCACGCCGTGGACTCCTACATCCCCACGCCGCCGCGTGACAACGACAAGCCGTTCCTGATGGCCATCGAGGACGTCATGACCATCTCCGGCCGCGGCACCGTCGCCACCGGCCGTGTCGAGCGCGGCGCCCTGAAGCTCAACGAGCCGGTCGAGATCATCGGCATCCGCGAGAAGCAGACCTCCGTTGCCACCGGCATCGAGATGTTCCGCAAGACCATGGACTACTGCGAGGCTGGCGACAACGTCGGCATCCTCCTGCGCGGCATCAAGCGCGAGGACATCGAGCGCGGCCAGGTCATCTGCAAGCCCGGCTCCGTCACCCCGCACAAGAAGTTCACCGGCGAGATCTACGTCCTCACCAAGGAGGAGGGCGGCCGTCACACGCCGTTCTTCGCCGGCTACCGTCCGCAGTTCTACTTCCGCACCACCGACATCACCGGTGACATCACCGAGCTCACCGACTCCAACGGCACCAAGGTCGAGATGGCCATGCCGGGCGACCACGTGACCGTCACCTGCGAGCTCATCCACGAGATCGCCATGGAGCAGGGCGACAAGTTCGCCATCCGCGAGGGCGGCCACACCGTCGGCGACGGCCGCATCTCCACCATCATCGAGTAG
- the rpmG gene encoding 50S ribosomal protein L33, whose protein sequence is MRTLVTLACTECKRRNYTTDKNKSNNPDRMELKKYCPWCHKHTLHRETR, encoded by the coding sequence ATGCGTACTCTGGTTACCCTCGCGTGCACTGAGTGCAAGCGCCGCAACTACACCACGGACAAGAACAAGTCCAACAACCCCGACCGCATGGAGTTGAAGAAGTACTGCCCGTGGTGCCACAAGCACACGCTTCACCGGGAGACCCGCTAG
- the secE gene encoding preprotein translocase subunit SecE — translation MANKDRNKRSARKARAEERARVEAAQAASAGSQAASPKPGRAAAVAEKKSEPKPEKKPEKKPGVFHRLRNYLGDVRSEMRRVVWPSKEELKSYSVAIVAMLIVFGVVIWLVDSGIVAALVGYTGLRG, via the coding sequence ATGGCGAACAAGGACCGCAACAAGAGGAGCGCCCGCAAGGCCCGCGCCGAAGAGCGCGCCCGCGTCGAGGCGGCCCAGGCGGCCTCGGCCGGCTCTCAGGCCGCCTCGCCCAAGCCGGGCAGGGCTGCCGCCGTGGCGGAGAAGAAGTCCGAGCCCAAGCCGGAGAAGAAGCCCGAGAAGAAGCCGGGCGTCTTCCACCGCCTTCGCAACTACCTCGGGGACGTGCGCTCCGAGATGCGCCGGGTCGTGTGGCCCTCGAAGGAGGAGCTCAAGAGCTACTCGGTCGCCATCGTCGCCATGCTCATCGTCTTTGGTGTCGTCATCTGGCTCGTTGACTCTGGCATCGTCGCCGCGCTCGTCGGCTACACGGGTCTGAGGGGGTAG
- the nusG gene encoding transcription termination/antitermination protein NusG: MAKRWYVIHTYSGYENKVKADLEHRIETYGLSDQIVDIKIPTEEVTEIKEGGKRETKESKVLPSYVLVRMEGNDDTWSFVRNTPGVTGFVGPDGKPSPLRRSEFDKIMRRTGARGTTPTAPKRTSTSIEVGQSVRVVSGPLADFDGQVSEVMPEAGKIKVMLTIFGRETPVELTLEQVATIA, encoded by the coding sequence ATGGCTAAGCGCTGGTACGTGATTCACACCTACTCGGGCTACGAGAACAAGGTCAAGGCGGACCTCGAGCACCGCATCGAGACCTACGGCCTCTCCGACCAGATCGTGGACATCAAGATCCCCACGGAGGAGGTCACCGAGATCAAGGAGGGCGGCAAGCGCGAGACCAAGGAGTCCAAGGTCCTGCCCAGCTACGTCCTCGTGCGCATGGAGGGCAACGACGACACGTGGTCGTTCGTGCGCAACACCCCCGGCGTCACGGGCTTCGTGGGCCCCGACGGCAAGCCGTCCCCGCTGCGCCGCAGCGAGTTCGACAAGATCATGCGCCGCACCGGTGCGCGCGGCACCACCCCGACGGCCCCCAAGCGCACCTCCACCTCGATCGAGGTCGGCCAGTCCGTGCGCGTGGTCTCCGGCCCGCTCGCAGACTTCGACGGCCAGGTCTCGGAGGTCATGCCCGAGGCGGGCAAGATCAAGGTCATGCTCACGATCTTTGGCCGCGAGACCCCCGTCGAGCTCACGCTCGAGCAGGTTGCCACGATCGCGTAG